The stretch of DNA CACGTAGGACACGCAATTGCGCGGCGTGTGGCCGGGGTCGAAGCGCACGCTGCCCTGGGGGTCGGGAAGCAGCCCCGCCAGTACCTTCAGCAGCGTGCTTTTGCCCGCCCCGTTCGGCCCGATCACGGCGCTGAATTGCCCCGCCTCGAAGCGTACGGAGGCCCCCTCCAGCGCCGTGTGGGTGCCGTAGCGCACGGTCAGGTTCTCCACGCCAAGCATCCGCCGAGCATAGCGCCTGGAACATTGCTATTGCGAGGGCGGAATCAAGAGACCCAGAGGTCGAGGGGTCGAAACGGGTCGAGCCCCACCCCTCGACCCCCCGACTCCTCGACCCCTAGACTCCCTTCAGCGCCCGCACCATCACATCCACGTTGTGCCGGAAGGCCTTCAGAAACGTGTCGCCCGCGCTGCCCTTCCGCCCCAGCGTGTCGGTGTAGAGGGGCGGGGCCACCTTCGCCCCCGTCTCGCGGGCCAGGGTCGCGGCCAGGCGGGTGTTCAGCGCGGCCTCGGTGAAGATCACGCGGGCGCCGCTCTTCTTCACCGACGACACCAGCGCGGCGAGTTCGCGGGCGCTCGGTTCGCGCTCGGTGCCGCCGCCGGGCAGGACCGTGCCCACCACGGTCAGCCCATAGCGCCGGGCGAGGTAGCCCAGGCTGTCGTGGTTGGTCACGGCGCGGCAGCGGGCGGCGGGGACGGTGGCGAACTGCCTTTTCGCGTAGGCGTCGAGGGTTTGCAGTTGCTTCAGGTAGGCCGCCGCATTCTTCGTGTAGGTCGCCTTGCCCGCCGGGTCCAGCCGGGTCAGCGACGCTTGCACGTTCCGCACGTACCCGGCGGCGAGGCCCGCGTCCCACCAGGCATGGGGGTCCAG from Deinococcus sp. HSC-46F16 encodes:
- a CDS encoding metal ABC transporter solute-binding protein, Zn/Mn family; translation: MRFAPCLLLSTLLLSVATSAQAASLSVSATTSIVGDFVKAVGGSRVSVNVIVPAGSDTHSFQPNTAAIRRLAGSRTLFINGAGLEPWLPKLKAAAPKVPVTELTRGLKLREMGHAAGEDHGHDDHGPLDPHAWWDAGLAAGYVRNVQASLTRLDPAGKATYTKNAAAYLKQLQTLDAYAKRQFATVPAARCRAVTNHDSLGYLARRYGLTVVGTVLPGGGTEREPSARELAALVSSVKKSGARVIFTEAALNTRLAATLARETGAKVAPPLYTDTLGRKGSAGDTFLKAFRHNVDVMVRALKGV